From Erigeron canadensis isolate Cc75 chromosome 8, C_canadensis_v1, whole genome shotgun sequence, one genomic window encodes:
- the LOC122579690 gene encoding F-box protein GID2-like — translation MKRSLSLSQSKDQISLSNDKNDHKMKKIKTSSLPEEDDHVLEEVLSDENLLFEVLKHVDAKTLGTASCVSKQWNVTAQDERLWEMICTQHWTNMGCGQKQLRSVVLALGGFRSLHAHYLWPLSKPSISTSVSPSSSSITVAAASRSLWPCLPPTRTIGLSKPVVAPKTRWGKDEVQLSLSLLSIRYYEKMSCNNNRKK, via the coding sequence atgaaaagatcATTATCCTTATCTCAATCCAAAGATCAAATTTCGTTATCTAATGATAAAAATGATCACAAAAtgaaaaagatcaaaacatcATCATTACCCGAGGAAGATGATCATGTCCTAGAAGAGGTTTTGTCAGACGAAAATTTGCTTTTTGAGGTTTTAAAACATGTTGATGCAAAAACATTAGGTACCGCTAGTTGTGTTAGCAAACAATGGAATGTAACTGCTCAAGACGAGCGTTTATGGGAGATGATCTGTACACAACACTGGACAAACATGGGATGTGGTCAAAAACAACTTCGGTCAGTTGTCCTCGCACTTGGTGGGTTTCGAAGTTTACATGCTCATTATTTATGGCCTTTATCTAAGCCGTCCATTTCCACCTCCGTATCCCCGTCGTCTTCTTCGATAACCGTTGCCGCGGCTTCTAGATCATTGTGGCCGTGTCTACCACCTACACGTACAATTGGTCTCTCGAAGCCGGTTGTTGCACCAAAAACTCGTTGGGGAAAGGATGAGGTTCAACTCTCATTGTCTCTTCTTTCGATACGATATTATGAGAAGATGAGTTGCAACAACAACCGaaagaaataa